The DNA window TTAACCGGGTTTGATACAATCCGTCTAATCTGATCTCCGGTCCTGATATCCATCTTCTCATCCAGCCGCTTTTTCCAGTTCTGATACTCCTCCTGTTCTGATTTTTCTATGCCGTATTCTTTAAAATAGCCTTTTTCCGCTTCCTTAAATGCAGTGATAATGCTCCTCCTGATTTCTGGATCCTGATGGCATTCATCAATCGTTTGATATCCTTTCAATGCTCCCATGCAGGCAGCCATTGTATGCCTCATGTTTCCAAGATAGACTTTTCGCACCAGTTTCTCTCCGACACTGTCTGTAAAAGTGATTCCCTTCATGGTGTTCTGCGGCCCCAGAAAGGTGTCTCTTTCAATTTCAAGACTGCCGTCCCCGGAGACGCATATCACTTCACATGGCAGCCTCTTCCCGGCCGTCCCGTCCGGCATGGCGGCTGAGAGAACCAGCACACGGCTGATTCCCGTTGCCGTATCAAGCAGCCGTTCCGCTCCCGGATTTCCCTCCACCTCTTGATCAATATACCGATGAAACTGCCGGGCGGCGTTCAACTGGTTGACACACAGAAGAATATCCAGCTCATTGTTACGTCCGGACCCTGCTTTCAGTTTAAGCGCTTCCGCGATTATACTGCAGATATCCGGAAAAGCATCTTCATAAACACAGCAGGCGACAACGTCCGTCTCCGCTATTTTTTCCGCCAAATCACTCTCAAAAACGCATTCAAAACCATGAATATATGTATACAATTCCCTTGATGGGTCTTTCTGTGTCACCACATAATATCCCATGTCCCGGAGTTTTCTCAGCCTATCCTGATTTTTTCGGTAGAATGTAACATGCCAGCCGGCCTCGCCAAACAGCCGGCCCACCACGCCGAGACCTATGTTTCCGGCTCCTGCAACCAGTATCTTTTTACCGGCTGGTACATCTAATCCATTTTCACACATACACGGTATGCTCCCATTGCACAGGCCGCTTGAAAGGCCTCGTCTATCTGATCCAATTTATAACAGCACTCGATTACCCGGCTGTAATCCACGCCCTTATTAATCAGTCTCGCCGCTTCCGTAAAGTCACAGTGATCCGCGCCGAAGGTTCCGATAATATCAAGTTTCCTGTAGTGAATTGTATTTACATCGAGGTTTATTTGGGGGCTGGGATATGCTGCGGCAAACAGCAGTACCCGTCCTCTTTTCGGTTTCAGCATTTCAAACGCCTGATCCGTGGCAGCCTGCGCTCCCACTGCAACTACAACGGCGTCCGCTCCTCTGTTGTCCGTCAGGCGCATAACCTCTTTAACCGGATCCATCTCTTTTGCATCGATCACTTCAAACCCGTATGCCCTGGCCGTCTCCAGCTTTTTGTCGAGAAGCTCACTTATAATGACACGGCATCCGTATTCTCTGGCTGTAACGGCATTAATAATTCCCATTGTCCCCGCACCGATTACCACAATTGTCTCATTTTTTTCAACATGGAGCTTTCTGAGTCCATATACGACGGAAGCAACTGGTTCTAACAGCCCGCCGACAGCCGGATCCACCGATTGATCGATTTTATAGAGACCGACCTGTGATTTAACCGCATATTCCGCGCATCCGGCGTTCCCGTAATACCCGTCGTCGTTTAAATCATTTGCCGTTTTAATATGGCGGCATTCACTGGTCCTTCCCTCTAATGACTCCGGGCTGTAAGGATCAAACTCGTAGCCGCAGGCGACCATATCGCCTTCTTTAAATCCCATAACATGAGTGCCTGCCTTAAGTACCTCCCCCGACCACTCATGGCCGAAGACCAAAGGAATCGGACGTGATGTCCGGCTGCCGTTATATACGCCATATTCCGACGTACAGATATTGCATGCATGTATTTTTACCAGAACGGAATTTTCGTCCAGTTCCGGCAGCCTCCTCTGTTCCAGGGTAACCTGCTCTTTTCCCCGGAGGACGGCTGTTTTTGTAAAATCCATAACTTTCTCCTCCCTGTTTTGCAAAACCGGCTTTTTCCAGTTTCCGGCAATTAGATGCGGTTCACACTGCCGAACAGCTTCATGTAATATTCCAGTTTTTCCTTCCACCCTTTTGCACCTTCCGCAAACACCATCTGAAGATTCATGCGGGCCGCTTTCATCTCATCATCGTTTTTCCCTTTGAGAATCCTTGTAAAGCCCTTGTCACACGCCTCCTTAATGGCGGCAATTCCGCCCTCATTTAAATCTGTGTTCAGATTAATTTTTGATATTCCGTGCCGGATTGATTTCTGAAGATTCTCATCTCCTGTACCGGAACCGCCATGGAGCACCAGGGGAACCGGGATTTGTTCCGCCAGTACTTTAAGGAGTTCAAAGTCAATCTTCGGTTCTCCTTTATAAACGCCATGGGAAGTTCCTACCGCAACGGCCAGACAATCCGCATCCGTCTCTTCTATAAAGGGAAGCGCTTCTTCCAGCCTCGTAAGGCCCGAATCCCTGGTTTCCTCATATTCATTGCCCTGACCGACATGTCCCAGTTCAGCCTCTACGGAAATCCCTACTGCATGGGCAATTTTGGCAATCTCCTTCACCTCGTCCACATTCTGCCTGTAAGGGCAGGTAGAACGGTCAATCATGACAGAAGAGAATCCGGCATGAATTGCATTAACCACCACCTTGTACCCGCTGCCATGATCCAGATTGAGAGCCGCCGCCACCTCCGGATATCTCTTTTCGTAAAACCTCACGATTTCCGCGCATTCATAAATTCCGTGCACCGGATGAACATCCAGGACAACAGGCGATTTAAGTTCCTTTCCTGCCATAAATGCAGCTTCTATTGTTTCTCTGTTGAATACATTGGGAGCTGCAACCGCATATCCATTTTTCTTTGCATCCTCCAAAAGTATGTGCATTGGTATAATCATGAGTCAAATCCTCCTTATCATTTACCCGAATAGTCCAATAATACTTCCGATTAAAGCGGCTGCAAGAATGAGCCATACAATGTTGCTGTATTTCTGACCGCCTTTCGACAGGTAACCGTAGACCAGGAACACCAGTCCGAGGGGCAGGATACCCGGTATAATTCCGTCCAGAATCTGCTGGACAATAATCGGATTGGCGGCGTTCTCCATCTGGAACTGAAGCGGTGTCGACAGCTTCACATAGGATGAGGACAGAGCTCCCATCATGAACATTCCCATAATTCCCGTCGCCTGGATAATGGCGGCAAATTTTCCGGTCTTCATGATGTTCATAATTGCTTCTCGGCCTACCTCATATCCGATTTTCAGCATGTAATATCCCACAATAATCATAATAACCGGATACAGCAGCGGCAGGATGCCTCCCAGGGCATTCCCTGCCAGGGCAAAGGAACAGGCTAACGCCAGGATAGTGGATTTGAGTGTTGAACGGATCAGGGAGTCACCTACTCCGGCCATCGGTCCCATCAGACCGGTTTTAATTCCGGTAATTGCTTCTTCCGGGATGTCCTCCCCCTGAGCCTTACGCTCTTCCATCGAAAGTACCACGCCGCAGATAATGGAACCGATTGTGGACTCCGTATTATAAAACTGCAGATGCCTCTGAAGGGCGCTTACATATTCTTCTTTATTATCCGCATACCATTTTTTCAGATGCGGCGCTACCGTCACACAGAAGTTTAATGACTGCAGCCTCTCGTATGAATTGCTCATCTCATTCGTGATATAGAGCCTCATATAGGTGCGGAACAGTTCTTTGTTGCTGAGTCTGGTTATCTCAGTTTTCTTTCCGTTTTCTAAATTATTTTCCATCCTATGCCGCCTCCTTTTTCATAGAGTTAAAATAGATGATGAGGGCCAGGCATCCTCCGAATATCGATGCTGCCATCGTATTAATCCCCAGATATTTAACAGCAAAAAATCCGATAAAAAAGTAGGGAAGAAGCAGCTTGTTGCCAATGCACTTTAAAATAATCGCAAAACCGATTGCCGGAAGCATGCCTCCCGCCACATTCAATCCGCTTGTAAGCCACGTCGGCAGAATTTCCAGAAGACGGTAGATAACATCCGCTCCAAAAAACTGAAGTGTAAAAACAGGAACAAACCGCAGTATAAACGCCAGTGCCAAAGGATACCAGGTTCCGCACATATAGATTCCCCTGTCGTTACCCTCTTCCGCATAGCGGTCCGCTTTATGTACCCAGTAAATATTTGTGGTTTTCCGGATCTGTTCCAGGAACACCCCAAGCATTCCAAACGGCATTGCCAGTGTAACAGCCATTTCCGGCTCCAGATTGCCCTGGAGCGCCAGAGGAATCGCAATGCTGCTGGCCAGAATCTCATCTGTCGGGATATTTCCTCCCGGTGCAACAACTCCCAGATAAACAAGATTGATACTTGCTCCGATCAGAAGACCTTTGGGAACATCGCCAAATACAAGACCACAGATTAGTCCGATAAAACAGCCCGAACCAAGTGAATGATATGTACCGGAACCAACCCGGCACGAGCCAATAAAGTAGCATAGTCCGGCAGTTAAGGCCATTATTAAATTCATACTCTCCTCCTCCTATCTCAAACCAAAATCAAACTTCTTCAATATTTTTTCCAGTGAAGTACTGGATTCATCCGGCACCTGCTGAAATACCACTTCCACTCCCGCGTCACTCATTCCCTTCAGCATGGCGGCATCTTTTGCATCCAGGGTAATCGGTCCATATACATTAATCCGTCCCGGTCCTGCCCCAAGCCCGCCTATCTGCAATGACTTCATCGGAAATCCTCTCTTAAAACAGTACTCCGCATCCTCCACACATTTAAACAGTACAAGCACCTTTTCCCCGATTTCACCGCTAAAATGTTCTGCTGCCTGATCCCGTGTCATAATATCAATATCCACACCTACCGGTGCCGACATTTTATAAATATCTCCCAGAAAAGGATCGGTTGCAACTCCATCATTTACTCCAACAATTTTTTTCGCGCCGGTCTGTTTTAACCACTTAACCATTATCTGGCCATGAATCATTCTGAAATCAACCCGGATTAATTCAACACCCATTGTCTTCCTCCTCTGCTTTTATGCTTTTTATCACACGTCCGCTGTCTTTCAAAGCCTCTCTGGCACATTCCGCCGTTTCCCGCACCGGCCGGCCGCTAAATTCTCCGTATGCTTCCAAAAACATCGGAAGGTTTAATCCTGTCACAATCGTGATGTCAAATTCCTTACGGAATTCAGCCATAACATTAAAAGGCGTCCCTCCAAGTAAATCAACCAGGCACAGAAAACTTTCGCCACTGCTTTTCTCAAGTTCGTTTCTTACCGCCTCTTTCAGTTCTTCCGGTGACGTCCCCGGAAGCAGCGAAAACGGCGTTACGTCCTTAATCTCCCCGACAATCATTTCTGCCGTCCGAATCAGTTCTTCACCAAACCGTCCATGTGTACAGACGAACAGTTTACTTTTTCTCTCTTCCACTTCAGCCATCCTTTCCCGTTTTTAATAATCTATTTAGAACGTTCCAATCATCGATGGCACTATTGTAACAACAGAAGAAATATAAGTCAAAAATTGTCAGATTTTTAATCTTTTATCATGTGTGTTATCTTACAGTGTCTTTTTTCGATTTTACATTTCGATTTTTTTTTAGAGTGTTTGATTTGCGGGTTTGTGTGCCGCTTTTTTATTTCCATGTACACTTTAAGATTTTTAAATTTCCCGGTGAAATGTTTCAGTGTGTACTGTTCCTGATAAAATTTGCACTTTTTTTATCGTTCGCCGTCGTTTCTGATACTTTGTTCAATTTTCCATTATTTTCCTTCAATAGTGTGTCCTTACACTCTATTGACATTATATTCCTCTTCTGGTATACATAAACATAACAAGATCTAATGAGGATTTAAC is part of the [Clostridium] symbiosum genome and encodes:
- a CDS encoding zinc-binding dehydrogenase; protein product: MDFTKTAVLRGKEQVTLEQRRLPELDENSVLVKIHACNICTSEYGVYNGSRTSRPIPLVFGHEWSGEVLKAGTHVMGFKEGDMVACGYEFDPYSPESLEGRTSECRHIKTANDLNDDGYYGNAGCAEYAVKSQVGLYKIDQSVDPAVGGLLEPVASVVYGLRKLHVEKNETIVVIGAGTMGIINAVTAREYGCRVIISELLDKKLETARAYGFEVIDAKEMDPVKEVMRLTDNRGADAVVVAVGAQAATDQAFEMLKPKRGRVLLFAAAYPSPQINLDVNTIHYRKLDIIGTFGADHCDFTEAARLINKGVDYSRVIECCYKLDQIDEAFQAACAMGAYRVCVKMD
- a CDS encoding class II fructose-bisphosphate aldolase is translated as MIIPMHILLEDAKKNGYAVAAPNVFNRETIEAAFMAGKELKSPVVLDVHPVHGIYECAEIVRFYEKRYPEVAAALNLDHGSGYKVVVNAIHAGFSSVMIDRSTCPYRQNVDEVKEIAKIAHAVGISVEAELGHVGQGNEYEETRDSGLTRLEEALPFIEETDADCLAVAVGTSHGVYKGEPKIDFELLKVLAEQIPVPLVLHGGSGTGDENLQKSIRHGISKINLNTDLNEGGIAAIKEACDKGFTRILKGKNDDEMKAARMNLQMVFAEGAKGWKEKLEYYMKLFGSVNRI
- a CDS encoding PTS system mannose/fructose/sorbose family transporter subunit IID — protein: MENNLENGKKTEITRLSNKELFRTYMRLYITNEMSNSYERLQSLNFCVTVAPHLKKWYADNKEEYVSALQRHLQFYNTESTIGSIICGVVLSMEERKAQGEDIPEEAITGIKTGLMGPMAGVGDSLIRSTLKSTILALACSFALAGNALGGILPLLYPVIMIIVGYYMLKIGYEVGREAIMNIMKTGKFAAIIQATGIMGMFMMGALSSSYVKLSTPLQFQMENAANPIIVQQILDGIIPGILPLGLVFLVYGYLSKGGQKYSNIVWLILAAALIGSIIGLFG
- a CDS encoding PTS sugar transporter subunit IIC, with product MNLIMALTAGLCYFIGSCRVGSGTYHSLGSGCFIGLICGLVFGDVPKGLLIGASINLVYLGVVAPGGNIPTDEILASSIAIPLALQGNLEPEMAVTLAMPFGMLGVFLEQIRKTTNIYWVHKADRYAEEGNDRGIYMCGTWYPLALAFILRFVPVFTLQFFGADVIYRLLEILPTWLTSGLNVAGGMLPAIGFAIILKCIGNKLLLPYFFIGFFAVKYLGINTMAASIFGGCLALIIYFNSMKKEAA
- a CDS encoding PTS sugar transporter subunit IIB, whose product is MGVELIRVDFRMIHGQIMVKWLKQTGAKKIVGVNDGVATDPFLGDIYKMSAPVGVDIDIMTRDQAAEHFSGEIGEKVLVLFKCVEDAEYCFKRGFPMKSLQIGGLGAGPGRINVYGPITLDAKDAAMLKGMSDAGVEVVFQQVPDESSTSLEKILKKFDFGLR
- a CDS encoding PTS sugar transporter subunit IIA → MEERKSKLFVCTHGRFGEELIRTAEMIVGEIKDVTPFSLLPGTSPEELKEAVRNELEKSSGESFLCLVDLLGGTPFNVMAEFRKEFDITIVTGLNLPMFLEAYGEFSGRPVRETAECAREALKDSGRVIKSIKAEEEDNGC